One window from the genome of Candidatus Chlorohelix allophototropha encodes:
- a CDS encoding GDP-mannose 4,6-dehydratase produces MKVLLTGSAGFIGSHVAEALLARGDEVVGVDNFNDYYNPVRKERNLRVACTNKNFTLYRTDLRNYEALETIIKHERPDKICHLAGMAGVRYSLKYPLLYEEVNVKGTQNLLELARLFGIPHFVMASSSSVYGGRTNVPFNEEDRVDFPPHPYAATKRAAELLGYTYSHVFDLKVTALRFFTVYGPRNRPDMAVYLFTNAIDRDVPINLFGDGSARRDWTFVLDTVRGVIASLDRPFNYEIINLGNSNTHTEMDFIRAAEKALGKPALINYLERPASEPLITFADISKARRLLDFEPVTTFEEGYSRFFDWYKSEGREG; encoded by the coding sequence TTGAAAGTTTTATTGACCGGATCGGCAGGCTTTATCGGCAGCCACGTAGCAGAAGCATTGCTGGCTAGGGGCGATGAAGTTGTTGGTGTGGATAATTTTAACGATTACTATAATCCGGTGCGCAAAGAACGAAACCTGCGAGTTGCTTGCACAAATAAGAATTTTACACTTTACAGAACTGACCTTCGCAATTACGAGGCGCTTGAAACTATAATCAAGCACGAACGACCGGATAAAATTTGCCATTTAGCCGGTATGGCAGGGGTACGTTACTCTCTTAAGTACCCACTACTTTACGAAGAGGTAAACGTAAAAGGCACTCAAAACCTGCTCGAACTTGCGCGCCTATTCGGCATTCCCCATTTTGTAATGGCAAGTAGTAGCTCGGTCTATGGTGGTAGAACCAATGTACCTTTTAATGAGGAAGACCGGGTGGATTTTCCGCCGCATCCCTATGCTGCCACCAAACGCGCCGCCGAATTGCTAGGCTATACTTACAGCCACGTTTTTGATCTAAAAGTAACGGCGCTTCGATTCTTCACAGTGTATGGTCCACGCAACCGCCCTGATATGGCTGTTTACCTATTTACGAATGCCATAGACCGGGATGTACCGATAAATCTTTTTGGAGATGGGTCAGCTCGGCGTGATTGGACTTTTGTGCTGGATACGGTCAGGGGTGTAATTGCGTCGCTCGATCGCCCATTTAATTATGAAATAATCAATCTCGGCAATAGCAACACTCATACCGAAATGGATTTTATCCGTGCGGCAGAAAAAGCTTTGGGTAAACCCGCGCTAATTAACTATCTAGAACGCCCTGCCAGCGAACCGCTTATTACCTTTGCCGATATTTCAAAAGCCCGTCGCT
- a CDS encoding O-antigen ligase family protein gives MTVIFNTIYRVRRFASAKFTIIQLVTALLVPLFLWLFITQPFYIAPAIIVGICAFLVIARYPQYGLYLMILSVPVQDVVTFPLGGGQTLTVTQVVVLLTLAAYFVNRCTFHKPFVKTPTPPLLKWFLVYIGAMIISLLTAYNLGEGLNAISRWLITFFAYLLATSVIETRRQFWQLVGVLAIGGIFEAALGILQTGLNLGPESFAISQDLSRAFGTFTFPNPFAGYLEMSLPIVVALIFLAWKLRNQSMSAWLYKEGQPRQTERKAVIRSYLLLLITLPSATIVIVAVVASYSRGAWLGLLVGVLVMIAVRGKKSLWVWLALVALVIFGGLGLQTGALSPSIATRITSIADLLTPFDVRDVVPNPDNYAVVERMAMWQAGGNMFLSNPFFGVGIGNFDVTYNMFNAPQWIYSRGHAHNYYIHAAAETGLVGLTAYLLLVISVFVNGWKTARLTCDISLRYVAWGALGIVSAVMFHNLVENLHVLNLGIQWCGVLALFYLVGKLDKERV, from the coding sequence GTGACGGTTATTTTTAATACAATCTATCGGGTGCGCCGTTTCGCTTCGGCTAAATTTACCATTATACAATTAGTAACAGCCCTGCTTGTGCCACTGTTCCTCTGGCTTTTCATTACCCAACCCTTTTATATAGCTCCGGCGATAATAGTTGGCATCTGCGCTTTTTTGGTAATTGCGCGTTATCCACAGTACGGTTTGTACTTAATGATTTTGTCTGTGCCGGTGCAGGATGTAGTTACCTTCCCGTTAGGTGGTGGACAAACGCTGACGGTAACACAGGTTGTAGTATTGCTAACACTTGCCGCCTACTTCGTGAATCGCTGTACCTTCCATAAGCCTTTTGTAAAAACGCCTACGCCGCCCCTTCTAAAATGGTTTCTTGTTTATATTGGCGCAATGATTATCTCATTGCTTACCGCATATAATCTCGGTGAAGGCTTGAACGCGATTAGTCGGTGGCTGATTACCTTCTTTGCCTACTTACTGGCAACTAGTGTTATTGAAACGCGCCGCCAGTTTTGGCAATTGGTGGGAGTTTTAGCAATTGGCGGTATTTTTGAGGCAGCTTTAGGTATTCTTCAAACCGGATTGAATCTAGGACCGGAGAGTTTCGCTATCAGTCAAGACCTCTCTCGCGCGTTTGGGACATTTACTTTTCCGAATCCTTTTGCCGGGTATCTTGAAATGAGCCTGCCCATTGTGGTTGCGCTTATCTTCTTGGCTTGGAAACTCAGAAACCAGTCGATGAGTGCGTGGCTGTACAAAGAAGGGCAACCTCGCCAGACAGAACGAAAAGCTGTTATCCGTTCTTATCTTTTGTTGCTGATAACATTGCCTTCCGCAACCATTGTAATTGTAGCGGTGGTGGCAAGTTATTCACGCGGGGCATGGCTTGGCTTGCTGGTGGGCGTGCTGGTAATGATCGCAGTACGCGGGAAAAAGTCCCTTTGGGTATGGCTGGCATTGGTGGCTTTAGTTATTTTCGGGGGGTTAGGGCTACAAACCGGAGCTTTATCACCAAGTATTGCCACTCGTATTACCAGCATTGCAGATTTGTTGACCCCATTTGATGTGAGGGATGTAGTGCCGAATCCCGATAATTACGCAGTGGTTGAGCGCATGGCGATGTGGCAGGCAGGTGGAAATATGTTCCTCTCCAATCCATTTTTTGGAGTTGGAATCGGAAATTTCGATGTTACCTACAATATGTTCAATGCCCCACAATGGATTTATTCGCGTGGTCATGCCCATAATTATTATATACATGCAGCGGCAGAAACCGGGTTGGTTGGTTTGACCGCTTACCTGCTACTGGTAATCTCAGTATTTGTAAACGGCTGGAAAACAGCGCGTTTAACCTGTGACATATCGCTGCGTTATGTAGCTTGGGGTGCATTGGGAATTGTGTCTGCTGTAATGTTCCATAATTTGGTAGAGAATCTGCATGTTTTAAATCTGGGAATCCAATGGTGTGGAGTACTGGCTCTATTTTATCTGGTAGGTAAATTAGACAAAGAGCGAGTATGA
- a CDS encoding UDP-glucuronic acid decarboxylase family protein — translation MKILVSGGAGFIGSHLTERLLEQGHHVIALDNLITGRRENIASFIEHPEYEFYEHDIIQPWQPSGDPVSAIFHLASPASPVGYTRNPIETHLVNSVGTHNMLKLALASEAKLLYTSTSEAYGDPLEHPQREDYWGNVNPVGPRSCYDESKRFGESLTIEYVRQFNLDARIVRLFNTYGPRNDPQDGRVVPNFIMQALENRPLTIYGNGMQTRSFSYISDIVEGIMRAMFHPATKGEVINLGNPDERTILDFANRVLEVCNSEAKIEFFDGRTDDPNKRCPDISKARRLLDWEPVVSLEEGLRHTIEYFRSASRK, via the coding sequence GTGAAGATACTGGTTAGCGGGGGTGCGGGGTTTATCGGCTCACATCTTACCGAACGTTTACTGGAACAAGGGCATCATGTTATTGCGCTGGATAATTTGATTACCGGACGGCGAGAAAATATTGCGAGTTTTATTGAACATCCGGAATATGAATTTTATGAACATGACATAATTCAGCCTTGGCAACCGAGTGGAGACCCTGTATCCGCAATATTCCACTTGGCAAGCCCTGCCAGCCCGGTTGGCTATACCCGTAATCCGATTGAAACACATCTGGTAAACTCGGTAGGAACTCATAACATGCTAAAATTGGCGCTTGCCAGTGAAGCGAAATTGCTCTATACCAGCACGTCCGAAGCCTACGGAGACCCCCTCGAACATCCTCAGCGTGAGGATTACTGGGGAAATGTGAATCCGGTTGGTCCACGCAGTTGCTACGATGAGAGCAAAAGATTTGGGGAGAGCCTAACCATCGAATATGTGCGCCAGTTTAACCTAGATGCGCGTATAGTACGCTTATTCAACACCTACGGTCCTCGCAATGACCCCCAAGATGGACGGGTAGTGCCAAATTTCATCATGCAAGCGTTGGAGAATCGCCCGCTTACAATTTACGGTAACGGCATGCAAACCCGCTCTTTCAGCTATATATCTGATATTGTGGAAGGGATTATGCGGGCGATGTTCCATCCCGCTACCAAAGGTGAGGTTATTAATCTGGGCAACCCGGACGAACGTACTATTCTCGATTTTGCCAACAGAGTATTAGAGGTTTGTAACTCTGAAGCGAAAATAGAGTTTTTTGATGGGCGCACCGATGATCCCAACAAACGTTGCCCTGATATTAGCAAAGCTCGGCGGTTGCTTGATTGGGAACCCGTTGTTAGCCTTGAAGAAGGGCTACGTCATACAATTGAGTATTTTCGTAGCGCCAGCCGAAAATAG
- a CDS encoding O-antigen ligase family protein, with amino-acid sequence MPTPLKVTTGRSLLKVTLLLLLLILSLFSLAATAFADLYFNKGVTYDTNHPAIPYTQAGDLGANPLGVNTFLNLEDTANIDRILDLVKAGGYGYIRQLFPWKDIQELKGSYNDRDGQNGWAKYDAIVEKASSRGIKIIARLDQPPVWAREQVLKTIPPSLDVTGPPDDLNDWGNFVEAAVTRYKGKIKYFQIWNEPNLEVEWNAKRVNPAGYVDLLKVAYERAKAANPDVVIITAALAPSNQDGAEFNSLNDLKYLDQFYEAGGAKYFDILAAQAYGLGYSPDYRFTEPDFREKDLKRVNFSRLADMRAVMLKHDDGKRPVWITEYGWLSMPDKVVQQYPLKPWGENIDEATQAQYLVKGIERARKEWDWVGVVNVWFLKADKYLLDRSDLWGQARYFALINPDWSVRPAYTALQQYALTNYSIATTGFHAQNSPAITLENQRLQFRFQGQQLDLAGLKVSKETEISYSIDGKTSPTIKLSPQTERLQLADGLSYGLHTLEMTLPVGQLASYGFYVSNDNAWGWLFLPLYLLSGLTTLGSGSVLGWRTFRALEKGLPLFWLWVLRQLRRIWQNRYSLAPYGMIFALLLFYFAPPAPLAIFGALLLFPLALVRPDWMIYLAIFTAPLYLNPRNLRESLDPFTRIKNLVVPRDPNNLPQNPLEFSLFEVIIVIAAFAWLASTLYQIWRTRTITFPTNWLTWWRRQGAFALPLLLFGLAATISLLTPEPSHLREALRDFRVVIVEPLILYLLTVRFIRKREQFIRIFDVLVLASLLIAAGAFYQFLLSKDNTVSAEGVSRVISIYSHPDNLGLYIGRIIPLVTAVAFFGGAIKELARRRVVYGLALLPLLGTLILSFSRGAWLASALALLVMIIIVRSRRGLIIFGIGALGLVASIPFIKLERITSLFSFVTGSNNTRLHVWQASLDMIRDHPLTGIGLDQFLYKYQLEYVRPEAWLERFTSHPHDILLDYWLRLGIIGPVLIIWLLVVFFRTAWSPIFKSLNTPDAKVRQVLVLGLSGSMVDFVAHGLVDNSYFLVDLAAIFCLSFGLLEAMRRVSLRKDNDN; translated from the coding sequence GTGCCAACTCCCCTAAAAGTTACAACCGGGCGTTCATTGCTAAAAGTTACCCTTTTACTCTTATTACTCATTCTCAGTCTTTTTTCCCTTGCTGCCACTGCTTTCGCCGATCTTTACTTTAATAAAGGCGTAACCTACGACACTAATCACCCCGCTATACCCTATACACAGGCGGGAGATTTAGGCGCTAACCCGTTAGGGGTCAATACCTTTCTAAACCTAGAAGATACTGCAAATATAGATCGAATTCTTGATTTGGTAAAAGCGGGGGGCTATGGTTATATTCGCCAGCTTTTTCCGTGGAAGGATATTCAGGAGTTAAAAGGCAGTTATAATGACCGCGATGGTCAAAACGGTTGGGCTAAATATGATGCGATTGTGGAAAAAGCGAGCTCACGCGGCATAAAAATAATAGCGCGTCTCGATCAGCCGCCGGTGTGGGCGCGAGAGCAAGTCTTGAAAACCATACCACCAAGTTTAGATGTAACCGGGCCACCGGATGATTTAAACGATTGGGGCAATTTCGTTGAAGCGGCAGTTACCCGCTACAAGGGGAAAATAAAATATTTCCAGATATGGAACGAGCCTAATCTGGAAGTGGAATGGAATGCCAAACGGGTAAACCCTGCGGGTTATGTGGATTTGCTCAAAGTAGCTTATGAACGTGCCAAAGCCGCTAACCCTGATGTAGTGATTATTACGGCTGCGCTTGCTCCGAGTAATCAGGATGGCGCCGAGTTTAACAGCCTGAATGACCTGAAATATCTTGACCAGTTTTATGAGGCTGGCGGCGCGAAATATTTTGATATTTTGGCGGCACAGGCATACGGCTTGGGTTATTCGCCGGATTACCGTTTTACCGAGCCTGATTTTCGCGAAAAGGATTTGAAACGGGTTAATTTCTCGCGGTTAGCTGATATGCGCGCGGTGATGCTGAAACATGATGACGGCAAACGTCCGGTGTGGATTACCGAGTACGGTTGGTTGAGTATGCCGGATAAAGTGGTACAGCAATACCCGCTAAAGCCTTGGGGTGAAAATATTGATGAGGCTACCCAAGCGCAGTATTTGGTAAAGGGTATCGAGCGGGCGCGTAAGGAGTGGGATTGGGTTGGCGTAGTCAACGTTTGGTTCCTTAAAGCGGACAAATACTTGCTAGATAGAAGCGATTTATGGGGACAAGCGCGTTATTTTGCGCTGATAAACCCGGATTGGTCGGTGCGTCCGGCTTATACCGCGCTTCAGCAGTATGCTTTAACGAACTATAGCATTGCGACTACTGGCTTTCATGCTCAGAATAGCCCGGCTATTACGCTTGAAAACCAACGCTTGCAGTTCCGCTTTCAAGGGCAGCAACTTGACCTCGCCGGACTCAAGGTATCGAAGGAAACTGAAATAAGCTATAGCATTGATGGCAAAACTTCCCCAACTATCAAGCTTTCGCCTCAAACAGAGCGTTTGCAATTGGCGGACGGATTGAGCTACGGGCTACACACGCTGGAAATGACTTTACCAGTTGGGCAACTTGCCTCATATGGTTTCTATGTTTCTAATGATAATGCATGGGGTTGGCTATTTCTGCCGCTATATTTACTCAGTGGTTTGACTACGCTTGGTAGTGGTTCTGTGCTGGGTTGGCGCACCTTTAGAGCGTTGGAGAAGGGCTTGCCGCTCTTTTGGCTATGGGTGTTGCGCCAATTGCGCCGAATATGGCAAAACCGTTACAGCCTTGCGCCCTATGGCATGATTTTCGCATTGTTATTATTTTATTTTGCGCCCCCCGCGCCCTTGGCAATATTTGGCGCACTGCTGCTCTTTCCCTTAGCTCTTGTGCGCCCGGATTGGATGATATATCTGGCGATTTTCACCGCCCCGCTATATCTAAATCCGCGCAATTTGAGAGAGAGCCTTGACCCCTTTACCAGAATTAAAAATCTGGTAGTGCCGCGCGACCCCAATAATCTGCCTCAAAACCCTCTGGAGTTTTCCTTATTTGAAGTAATCATTGTTATTGCGGCGTTTGCGTGGCTTGCAAGCACTCTATATCAAATATGGCGAACTCGCACAATTACTTTCCCCACTAATTGGTTAACATGGTGGCGCAGACAGGGCGCTTTTGCCTTGCCGTTGCTGTTGTTCGGACTTGCTGCGACCATATCGCTATTAACTCCTGAGCCTAGCCATTTGCGGGAAGCCTTGCGCGATTTCCGGGTGGTAATCGTAGAACCGCTCATTCTGTACCTGCTAACCGTTCGCTTTATCCGCAAGCGTGAACAGTTCATTCGAATCTTCGATGTGTTGGTGTTGGCTAGTTTATTAATTGCGGCAGGGGCATTTTACCAATTTCTTTTATCCAAAGATAATACCGTATCAGCGGAGGGAGTTAGCCGAGTAATTTCGATATATTCTCACCCGGATAATCTAGGTTTGTACATCGGACGCATAATACCGCTAGTTACAGCCGTTGCATTTTTCGGTGGGGCAATTAAAGAGTTGGCGCGGCGGCGTGTAGTGTACGGCTTAGCGTTGTTGCCCCTTTTGGGTACATTAATTCTCAGTTTTTCGCGAGGGGCGTGGCTGGCATCTGCGCTTGCCTTGCTGGTAATGATTATCATTGTGCGTTCCCGGCGCGGGTTAATAATCTTCGGAATCGGGGCGTTAGGTCTGGTAGCTTCCATACCTTTTATCAAGCTGGAAAGAATCACTTCTCTATTCAGTTTCGTGACGGGCAGCAATAATACGCGCTTGCATGTCTGGCAGGCTTCGTTGGATATGATACGCGACCACCCACTTACCGGAATTGGGTTGGATCAGTTTTTGTACAAATATCAGCTTGAATATGTAAGACCGGAAGCTTGGTTGGAACGATTTACCAGTCACCCCCATGACATTTTGTTGGATTACTGGCTTAGATTGGGTATAATAGGACCAGTGCTCATAATATGGTTGCTAGTTGTATTTTTCAGGACAGCGTGGTCACCGATTTTTAAAAGCTTAAATACCCCTGACGCTAAAGTAAGACAAGTATTAGTGCTGGGGCTTTCTGGCAGTATGGTTGATTTTGTCGCACATGGTTTGGTGGATAACTCATATTTCCTTGTTGACCTTGCCGCTATTTTCTGTTTATCCTTTGGTCTGCTTGAAGCTATGCGCAGGGTAAGTTTGAGGAAAGATAACGACAATTAA
- a CDS encoding SH3 domain-containing protein, protein MEPRQETKSLPRNRKCGNCRYFEPAPLWRKGWCRNPRLYDRRANHLVDASSIDCEQVFRARIYWEPIPEPELIPQHSLLGQIAENPIEGNADAGGKPRVSSEGVLRPKPPVRPVINRIQREVPGREKTEALPGMVQHPNQLRRWLLENIPYYDKVDGPISRVPWTIVLPGLVIFLALLIIFANIFGGSKKQEAVNPTTAPIVTPLITTTSAVVLVPTTTASSNSIAVATPTLSNALPTATPLPVKTTVVSTEKRAKVVNTGTSKSVNLRKDTSTKDDKNIITRIPEGSEVVIIGAPQFAEGKEWWQIKYKEFTGWAAKDYLQQIP, encoded by the coding sequence ATGGAACCAAGACAGGAAACAAAGTCACTGCCGCGCAACCGCAAGTGCGGCAACTGTCGTTATTTCGAGCCTGCGCCCCTCTGGCGTAAGGGCTGGTGCCGTAATCCCCGCCTGTATGATCGTCGTGCTAACCATCTGGTTGACGCTTCCAGTATAGACTGTGAGCAGGTATTTCGCGCTCGAATTTATTGGGAACCGATTCCTGAACCGGAACTAATCCCTCAGCATAGCCTTTTAGGGCAAATTGCGGAAAACCCCATCGAAGGTAATGCCGATGCCGGTGGGAAGCCTCGTGTTTCCTCCGAAGGCGTATTACGTCCCAAACCACCTGTTCGTCCAGTTATTAATCGTATCCAACGAGAAGTGCCCGGACGAGAGAAAACAGAAGCTTTGCCGGGCATGGTTCAGCATCCTAATCAATTGCGCCGTTGGTTGCTGGAAAATATCCCCTATTACGATAAAGTGGACGGCCCTATCTCGCGTGTCCCTTGGACTATTGTGCTACCAGGGCTGGTTATATTTTTGGCTTTGTTAATCATTTTTGCCAATATTTTTGGAGGAAGCAAGAAACAGGAAGCAGTTAATCCTACCACTGCGCCGATTGTTACGCCTTTGATTACTACTACTTCGGCTGTTGTGCTTGTGCCAACTACAACGGCTTCGAGTAACAGTATTGCGGTTGCAACCCCAACCCTATCTAATGCGCTGCCTACTGCAACCCCTCTGCCAGTTAAAACTACTGTAGTTTCAACTGAAAAAAGAGCAAAGGTGGTCAACACAGGCACTTCCAAAAGTGTAAATCTAAGAAAAGATACCAGCACAAAAGACGATAAAAATATTATTACTCGTATCCCGGAAGGCTCTGAGGTAGTTATAATCGGTGCGCCGCAGTTTGCAGAAGGTAAAGAATGGTGGCAGATAAAATACAAGGAATTCACCGGTTGGGCAGCCAAAGATTACCTGCAACAAATACCCTGA
- a CDS encoding retropepsin-like aspartic protease — translation MPQVDSIQELGQFFLPLAINGSTFPPHYFILDTGAGMSAIDVSLAQSLNLTTIGYAELAGTAGVINVPIKQIDTLAPLRRMLPVTELTQYDLIATTQDLSQFKVPYPATHEAGLLGNNFLRHFIVELEFLPPALHIYRPQGYLPPGVDGTRFINIWLDGHHIMRVQGRLDGWLEVDLRVDSGAASLSLAGPYLNLPVAVWKKLCDKHPEYYFYTTLNAGGMGGPVELNVARIGSLEIGSLRFDYPSVVVQPEQGIFANKDAVGFISLNLFESRRWMTIDYPAGRIYLGQP, via the coding sequence ATGCCACAGGTAGATTCGATTCAGGAGTTAGGGCAATTCTTTCTTCCTTTGGCAATTAATGGTAGCACCTTCCCCCCTCATTATTTTATTCTCGATACCGGCGCAGGGATGAGTGCCATTGATGTAAGTTTAGCGCAATCGCTAAATTTGACAACCATTGGTTATGCCGAATTGGCGGGAACTGCCGGGGTGATAAATGTACCTATCAAACAAATAGATACTCTTGCCCCTCTCCGCCGGATGTTGCCCGTCACAGAACTCACCCAATATGACTTGATTGCCACTACCCAAGATTTGTCACAATTCAAAGTTCCATATCCGGCTACCCATGAAGCCGGGCTACTTGGCAATAATTTTCTGCGTCATTTTATTGTGGAATTGGAATTTTTACCACCCGCGCTACATATCTACCGTCCTCAAGGGTACTTGCCGCCCGGAGTGGATGGAACTCGTTTTATTAACATTTGGCTAGATGGTCACCATATTATGCGAGTGCAAGGTCGTTTGGATGGCTGGTTAGAGGTTGATTTGCGCGTGGATAGCGGCGCAGCTTCCCTTTCCTTAGCAGGACCTTACCTTAATTTGCCTGTTGCGGTCTGGAAGAAGCTATGTGATAAACATCCAGAGTATTATTTTTATACTACATTAAATGCGGGTGGCATGGGCGGTCCGGTAGAGTTAAACGTTGCTCGAATTGGTTCACTTGAAATTGGATCACTCCGCTTTGATTATCCTAGTGTGGTAGTCCAACCGGAACAGGGTATTTTTGCTAACAAAGATGCTGTAGGTTTTATATCCCTCAACCTTTTTGAGTCGCGCCGCTGGATGACTATTGATTACCCGGCAGGTCGCATATATCTGGGACAACCTTGA
- a CDS encoding fatty acid desaturase, which translates to MAYLDIQTNTTNQAIDWRELITAYRHPNLRSSLWQFINSFFPFIFLWYLMYLSQAYSYWITLALSPLAAGFLIRIFIIFHDCGHHSFFKAKKANDILGSICGLLCLTPYYHWRYFHALHHATVGNLGKRVEGELLPLSIKKFTQNNGDVLTLTVNEYIQLSSREQLIYRTYRNPFLLLLIMPLILFVVLHRFPNPRAARRERYSVYWTNLALLGITLLLGFSIGFLPLLLIELPLMLCASIMGVWLFYIQHQFEATYWEQGVKWNFMRAALKGSSYYKLPILLQWFTGNIGFHHIHHLSPLIPNYNLQKCHDSNSLFRQTEILTLRKGLKSIFLRLWDEERQIMVGFDFGK; encoded by the coding sequence ATGGCATACCTTGATATTCAAACTAATACTACCAATCAAGCAATTGATTGGCGTGAACTGATAACCGCTTACCGCCATCCTAATCTACGAAGTAGCCTCTGGCAGTTTATCAATAGCTTTTTCCCTTTTATTTTCCTATGGTACTTGATGTACCTCAGCCAGGCTTATTCCTACTGGATTACTCTTGCCCTATCCCCTTTAGCCGCCGGTTTTTTGATAAGAATTTTCATTATTTTTCACGATTGCGGTCATCATTCCTTTTTCAAAGCTAAAAAGGCTAACGACATTCTCGGCTCGATTTGCGGTTTATTGTGCCTTACACCTTACTATCACTGGCGCTACTTCCACGCTTTACATCATGCAACAGTTGGAAATTTGGGTAAGCGGGTTGAGGGTGAGCTTCTACCGCTTTCTATCAAAAAGTTTACCCAAAACAATGGGGATGTTTTAACCCTGACAGTTAATGAATATATACAATTGTCTAGCAGAGAACAACTGATTTACCGAACCTACCGCAACCCATTTTTACTTTTGCTTATAATGCCGCTGATACTATTTGTAGTGCTGCATCGCTTCCCCAATCCCAGAGCAGCTAGGCGAGAGCGTTACAGCGTTTACTGGACTAATTTAGCTCTATTGGGAATTACCTTGTTATTGGGCTTTAGTATCGGATTTTTACCTTTACTTCTGATTGAGCTACCGCTTATGTTATGCGCATCAATTATGGGAGTCTGGTTATTTTATATCCAGCACCAATTTGAAGCGACCTATTGGGAGCAAGGGGTCAAATGGAACTTTATGCGCGCAGCTTTAAAAGGAAGTTCGTACTATAAGCTTCCAATATTACTTCAATGGTTCACCGGCAATATCGGTTTTCATCATATTCATCACCTCAGTCCTCTCATTCCTAACTACAATTTGCAAAAATGCCACGATTCAAATTCTCTTTTCCGCCAGACCGAGATTCTAACCCTTCGTAAGGGGTTAAAGAGCATTTTCTTGCGATTATGGGATGAAGAGCGGCAAATAATGGTAGGATTTGATTTTGGCAAGTGA
- a CDS encoding response regulator: MTTTEDLKCLILVLEDIEEIRDGLSKLLKVDGYRVELARTLEDAILKAICQPPDLILVCLAGSTTSIIQVAIQIRQGAELKKDIPIVFFDVEEVEEGAEVALEDNLYLTKPDNFNQLRALLRKLLISKSLTP; encoded by the coding sequence GTGACTACAACCGAAGATCTTAAATGTTTAATCCTGGTATTGGAAGACATCGAAGAAATTCGCGATGGGCTGAGTAAGCTGTTAAAAGTGGATGGTTATCGGGTGGAACTGGCAAGAACGCTAGAAGATGCCATTCTAAAAGCTATCTGTCAGCCTCCTGACTTAATACTGGTATGCCTGGCTGGCTCAACTACTTCGATTATTCAGGTTGCTATCCAGATAAGACAAGGGGCTGAGTTAAAGAAGGATATACCAATCGTATTTTTTGATGTCGAGGAGGTGGAGGAAGGCGCGGAAGTTGCTCTTGAAGATAATTTGTATCTTACCAAACCGGATAACTTCAACCAGTTAAGAGCTTTGTTACGGAAGCTTTTAATAAGTAAATCCCTTACGCCTTGA
- a CDS encoding Crp/Fnr family transcriptional regulator — protein MAGSANSNDGVKIQNHLLAALPQEEYQRLLPKIESVNFELGKVVYHYAQQMEYLYFPTTSMVSLLYTMADGMTAEVGLTGNEGVVGIALFLGGDTAPNQAVVQIGGAALRLSAKTVQEEFKRGEVFQQVLLRYTQALITQISQTAICNRLHPVEQRFCRWLLLSHDRVKTDQLVMTQELIATMLGGRRESVTVAAGRLQDEGLIQYARGHITILDRKGLEDSVCECYHVVKNEYQRLLGFS, from the coding sequence ATGGCTGGCTCTGCAAATTCTAATGACGGAGTTAAAATCCAAAACCATTTGCTGGCAGCGCTACCACAAGAAGAATACCAACGCTTACTGCCCAAAATTGAGTCGGTTAATTTTGAACTGGGCAAGGTGGTTTATCACTACGCACAGCAAATGGAATATCTTTATTTTCCCACTACCTCAATGGTTTCTTTGCTTTACACTATGGCAGATGGAATGACCGCAGAGGTAGGTTTAACCGGGAATGAAGGCGTGGTAGGCATCGCACTCTTTCTGGGTGGTGATACCGCCCCCAACCAAGCGGTAGTTCAAATTGGCGGCGCTGCCTTGAGACTAAGCGCCAAAACAGTTCAGGAAGAATTCAAGCGGGGCGAAGTTTTCCAGCAGGTACTTCTACGTTATACTCAGGCACTCATAACTCAAATTTCCCAAACTGCCATCTGTAACCGACTTCATCCGGTAGAACAACGTTTCTGCCGCTGGTTGCTCTTAAGTCACGACCGGGTTAAAACTGACCAATTAGTAATGACCCAAGAACTTATCGCCACAATGTTGGGCGGCAGACGTGAGAGTGTTACGGTAGCGGCAGGGCGGTTACAAGATGAGGGTCTAATCCAGTATGCGCGGGGTCACATCACTATCCTCGATCGAAAAGGTCTTGAAGACTCGGTGTGTGAATGTTACCATGTCGTCAAGAATGAATATCAACGTTTACTCGGCTTCAGCTAG